The Oncorhynchus kisutch isolate 150728-3 unplaced genomic scaffold, Okis_V2 Okis01b-Okis20b_hom, whole genome shotgun sequence genome contains the following window.
ccaAATCTTTTTTTTCCAAAATTGTTGCAAATTTAtacaaataaaatttaaaaaactgacatcacatttacataagtattcagaccctttaatcagtactttgttgaagcacctttggcagtgattacagccttgggttttcttgggtatgacgctaacctgtatttggagagtttcccccattcttatctgcagatcctctcaagctctgtcaggttggatggggtgtgacgctgcacagcaattttcaggtctctccagggatgttagatcgggttcaagtcctgtctctggctgggccactcaaggacattcagagacttgtcccgaagccacttcttggctgtatgcttagggtatttgtcctgttggaaggtgaaccatcgccccagtctgaggtcctgagcaggttttcatcaaggatctctctgttcatctttccctcgaacctgactagtctcccagtccctgctgctgaaaaacatccccacagcatgatgctgattTCTCATAGTCTAAGAGTCCTtcaagtgccttttggcaaactctaagcgggctgtcatgtgccttttactgaggagtggcttctgtctggacactctaccataaaggcctgattggtggagtgctgcagagatggttgtccttctagaaggttctcccatctccacagaggaactgtggagctctgtcagggtgaccattgCGTTCTTGGTCACcgccctgaccaaggtccttctcccccggggtctgaatactttcccgaatagACTGCAGATACCCCACCAGACACACCACTGAGTTTCATCACGGTACCAAAACCGTGAAGAATGGGGATCCAAAATCctgtagctaatggggatcctaataaactaaaaACTCACAGCAGACCACACATCTGTAAtgtctctctccagtgtgtgttcgctgATGCATCTTCAACTGTGAGTTTGTGTGCAACCCAGAGATGATCGAATCCCCTCATTGATCAAAGCTTCTGTAAGATTTCTCTCCCGCGTGTGTTCTCTTGTGCCTTGTCAGTTGTACCGTTTGACGGAAACTCTTTCCACATATAGCACAAacaaaaggtttctctcctgtgtgaattctctggtgtatagtcagtGTTCCTAAGGtagtgaaactcttcccacattgatcacagacatatggtttctctcctgtatgtgttCGTCTGTGTTCAGTCAGGGAACCAGCTTCGGCAAAACTCTTCTCACATTGATCACAGTTATAtggtttctctcccgtgtgtgtTCGCTTGTGTATAGTCAGTTGTCCTGACTGACGAAAACTCTTTTCACATACAGCGCAGAcatatggtttctctcctgtgtgtattctctggtgtatagtcagtGCTCCTAAGGTAGTGAAAcccttcccacattgatcacagacaTAAGATttccttcctgtgtgtgttcgcTTGTGTTCAGTCCTGGTATCAGCTcgagcaaaactcttcccacattgatcacagcgataagatttctctccagtgtgtgttagcTTGTGTTTCGTCAGTTGCCCTGGCTGAcgaaaactcttcccacattgatcacagccatatggtttctctcctgtgtgtattctctggtgtctCTTTAGGTCTCCTAAATGTGGGAAACTTTTCTCACATacatcacagctataaggtcGCTGGATCACTTTCAACCCTGGAGCCTTCCCAGATGATAAGACCCTCCCACTGAGCGAGCGACCATTAGGGTTGTCCCCTGTGAAACAAAGACATGAAGTTAAGGTTCCTCACATGTACCAAAGTACTTAATGACCTAGTGTTGAAGTATGTTCCCCATCCAACACAGATGAGATGCTATACAACACTGAATAGTTACATTTAGCAAATATGGGTCAATTAATAAATATTGACCAATCAATGAACTGTTACAAAACCAGATTGTAGTCTAATACACACCATTGTTCCTACTTGATGACAACGAATCTGAATCTCCATCGTTGTCCTCCACGTTCCATTCTTCGTCGCAGTCTGTagctccatcatcatcatcatcatcatcagactgGCTGGGACTCATGGGTGCCACACTAGATTCTTCCTGTATTTTTCTGATGTCATCTTTCAGTCGGAGTAACCAAGACATTCCCTGCTCCTCCGATTTCAAAGAATCTGCGTTTTCCCACATTTCCTCCATGA
Protein-coding sequences here:
- the LOC116359018 gene encoding zinc finger protein 239-like — protein: MSGEKEALMEEIEQSLHPLTEDHLRHLCDRCGIDGSQVKGKNHRSLRRKIMEEMWENADSLKSEEQGMSWLLRLKDDIRKIQEESSVAPMSPSQSDDDDDDDGATDCDEEWNVEDNDGDSDSLSSSRNNGDNPNGRSLSGRVLSSGKAPGLKVIQRPYSCDVCEKSFPHLGDLKRHQRIHTGEKPYGCDQCGKSFRQPGQLTKHKLTHTGEKSYRCDQCGKSFARADTRTEHKRTHTGRKSYVCDQCGKGFTTLGALTIHQRIHTGEKPYVCAVCEKSFRQSGQLTIHKRTHTGEKPYNCDQCEKSFAEAGSLTEHRRTHTGEKPYVCDQCGKSFTTLGTLTIHQRIHTGEKPFVCAICGKSFRQTVQLTRHKRTHAGEKSYRSFDQ